A window of Marinobacter sp. F4206 genomic DNA:
TCAGACCATTGCCCTGGCTGTGCGGCAGATCACCGACCTGAACCAGGAGATGGAAAGCGCGGCTAACGAGCAGAGCGAGGTGTCTGAATCGATCAATCACAACGTTATCGAGATCAGCCGCTCCGCCGAGCAAACTTCTCAGGATGCCCAGCAAACGTCTCGCATTGCGGGGGATCTGCTGGCCATGGCGGAAAATCTCAGGCAGATCATCGGCCAGTTCAGGTTGTCGCAGGACTAACCACGATGGTCTGAGACAAACGGGTTTGTGGCGCGCTCTTCTCCGAACGTGGACATGGGGCCGTGTCCCGGGATAAAAGCGACATCGTCCCCCAGGGGGAACAGTTTCTCCCGAATCGACCGGATCAGCGTGGCGTGGTCGCCTTTCGGGAAATCGGTGCGGCCAATGGAGCCATGAAAGAGGACGTCGCCAACCAGTGCCAGCCTCGACGCCTGATGGAAAAACACGACATGGCCGGGCGTGTGGCCCGGGCAGTGCAGCACCTGCAGGGTTTGATCTCCGACAGTCACCGCTTCACCGTCGGTCAGCCAGCGGTCCGGAGTGAAGGTCTCGGGTGTTGGGAAGCCAAACATCTGCGCCTGCTGGGGTAGGCCTGCGATCCAGAAGTGGTCCTCCCGGTGCGGGCCCTCGATCGGTACGGCCAACTCCCTTGCCAGTTCCGCCGTGCCGCCGGCGTGGTCAATGTGAGCGTGGGTTAGCAGGATTTTTTCAACGCTAACGTCTTCTTCTCTGACGGCTGCGCGAATTCGATCAAGATCGCCACCCGGATCCACCACCGCCGCTTTCCTGGTCGTTTCGCACCAGATCAGCGTGCAGTTCTGCTGAAAGGGAGTAACCGGGATGATGCGGTATTTCATGGCAGGTGCTACCTCTGTCAGATCATTTTGGCGGAGTAGTCTACGACAATTCGCAATTTGTTAAACCCGGATGGATTTCGCTCAGATCCGGACGCGATGTGACACAGCCCTCAATTCAAGCGCAACTCCACACGGATAATAGGGCATTGGACTGGCAATTGTCCGATTAGGCGGTAGCTTATAGACACATAATCATTCGCCCACGGATATATCTGGGGCGGTAATACCGGGTGGTTGCATGGTCCGGATGCGATCGAGGTGTATCCCGAAAAGGAGCAGTAAAAAATGGACATCACAAGCGTGAAATTTCTCTCGATGGCAGTAGCAACCGTTCTGATCACGGGGTGTGGCGGAGGTGGCGGTGGTGGCAGCACGGCCAGCTCATCAGCCCAGCTGTCCCTCGATACCCAGGGCTACGGCGGTAAAAAGGCTTCATTACGGGTTCAGGGCGATTTAGAGGATGCAACGACAGCCTATTCCGATATTAATGGCGTAATTTCGCTGGTGGAGGACGTTGAGGTTTCCCTCCAGTCACCGTCCGGTGACACGGCGGTTGCCACCGCAGCTGCGGCCGAACCTGAATACAGCTGCGTAAACCCCGATGGGGTGGTGGACGTCCAGCAGACGATTGGCTCGACCAGCGAGAACTATGTGTTCACGTTGAGTAACTGCCAGGTCCAGACCTTCAACCATGGAGTGCTGCTGTTGAATGGCGAGTATCGCCTGGAGGCAACCGCTTCCGGAGACGGCTCGTCCGGTACGGTAGCACAGCGGATTGACATCTCCGGCCAGGAACTGGATTCCGGTGCGGACTTGGCGATTCTGGGTAGCCAGACGGCAACGATTCGCGCCACCAGTGATTCCAATTACTCCATCACCACCGTATCGCCTTCAATGGAGTATCGGCTGGGCAACGAGTACGTCGCCACACGCAATTCCGAGTTTGTGGTTTCGCAGTCCGTTGACATCTATACGCTTTCAATGAGCACGGACCTGGTGAGCTCTGCCCTTGGAGGGTATGTCTCTTTCTCGACACCGACTCCGATCGAGGTGGTTTTGACCGAAGATTGCCCAATTCGTGGTCACGTTCTTCTCGAGGGCGACGGTACGGTTGAAGCGCGCTATGGGCAGAGCACCGGCCGGGGCTTCGGGCTTGAAGTGCTGGTCAACGGCAGTGAAGTCTCCTACGAGGATACCTGCGTCGCGGCGTTGCCGCTCTAGGGCGACGAAAAGTAATCTGTGTTTCCTGGCACCTGAAAAGGCTGTGTAGATCGAAGGCTTTATTCGGGTGCTGGAATTTTTCGGGTCACTACAAATGCGCCGCGAAGATCCCCCTCTGAAAACCCGGTAGCCTTGTCTTCAGGGTATAGCTCGGCCAGTTTGGCCTTTACCTTCGGGTCGATCGAGTCGCCGTGACAGCCAAGGCAGAGCTTTTGAGTCGGAATTGCGCTCATGTACTGGAATTCAGGCTGTCCAGACGCCTCGGAAACCTGCCACACCTCTACCGGCTTGCCGTTTTTCACCGGCTGCTTTTTCATGGCCTGAAGTTGGATTGCCTGCCAGTCTGTCGGGGCATTATTCGAGTTCCGGACTTTCAGGCTTGTTCGGCTGATTCTCCATTCGTCGTTGCTGTTGCTGGCGGCGATTTCGGGCGCTACGGTTTTACAGACTCCAATTCCGTTGGTGAGACCGCCTTCCTTGATGGCCGCCTGCAGCGCCTGTTTAAGAGAGCCACCGAACGCTTTTACCATCGCGCGCGCCTCGTTGACCATTTCATCCGTGGACTGCGCCGCCGGTTGGGCTGAAGCCGGCATGGAGAGAATTGAAAGTAGCACGGCAGTTGTAACAATCAGCTTAGTCATTGGTCAGCTCCCTGATCGGCTTTGTCGATTGTTATAAATATATAACATCGTCAGATAGGCAGATTGAGCCAGGTCAGGACTTCGAGAGTGACTTTGTGCAGGTGCAATCTAATCCGTGGGATTCTGGGTAAATCTACTTGGCTAGGGGCAATCGAGGAGGGGGATGGTACCCCCGGCAGGACTCGAACCTGCTACCTTCCCCTTAGGAGGGGGACGCTCTATCCAGATGAGCTACGGGGGCAATTCCTCAGGAAGGGCGGTATGATAGCGGTCTGGAGCTGATGGCTCAAGGTGTTGCCCCGTTTCCACGGTTTTTCCGGAGTGAGCTTTGCCCAACCCGTTTTCCCTAAGCGTCATTGTGCCGGTGTGGAAAGAAGCCGCCGGCATCCAGAGTTCCCTGAAAGCCCTGGCCCCCATTCGGGAGGCCGGCCATCAAGTCATTGTTGTCGATGCCGGCAGTGATGATGGTACGGCTGGGCTGGCCCGGCCTCTGTGTGATCGGGTCGTGGACTCCGATAAGGGGCGTGGCGCCCAAATGAATGCAGGCGCGGCAGCCGCAGGGGGCAACCTGCTGCTGTTCCTGCACGCAGACACCCGTCTGCCCGTCGATGCCCTCACGCAACTGGAAATCTTCATGGCAAGCCGCCGTGCCTGGGGGCGTTTTGATGTTCGGCTGAGTGGGCATCGGCCGTTGTTTCGGGTCATTGCCTGGTTCATGAA
This region includes:
- a CDS encoding MBL fold metallo-hydrolase, which codes for MKYRIIPVTPFQQNCTLIWCETTRKAAVVDPGGDLDRIRAAVREEDVSVEKILLTHAHIDHAGGTAELARELAVPIEGPHREDHFWIAGLPQQAQMFGFPTPETFTPDRWLTDGEAVTVGDQTLQVLHCPGHTPGHVVFFHQASRLALVGDVLFHGSIGRTDFPKGDHATLIRSIREKLFPLGDDVAFIPGHGPMSTFGEERATNPFVSDHRG
- a CDS encoding DUF3365 domain-containing protein; its protein translation is MTKLIVTTAVLLSILSMPASAQPAAQSTDEMVNEARAMVKAFGGSLKQALQAAIKEGGLTNGIGVCKTVAPEIAASNSNDEWRISRTSLKVRNSNNAPTDWQAIQLQAMKKQPVKNGKPVEVWQVSEASGQPEFQYMSAIPTQKLCLGCHGDSIDPKVKAKLAELYPEDKATGFSEGDLRGAFVVTRKIPAPE
- a CDS encoding TIGR04283 family arsenosugar biosynthesis glycosyltransferase, which codes for MPNPFSLSVIVPVWKEAAGIQSSLKALAPIREAGHQVIVVDAGSDDGTAGLARPLCDRVVDSDKGRGAQMNAGAAAAGGNLLLFLHADTRLPVDALTQLEIFMASRRAWGRFDVRLSGHRPLFRVIAWFMNKRSWLTGVCTGDQAMFVRRDAFEALGGFHAQPLMEDVEFSRRLSLVSRPYCIHSPVITDSRRWEKLGPWRTIFLMWRLRWRYWRGESPESLAQAYRSDVRNA